In Gopherus evgoodei ecotype Sinaloan lineage chromosome 10, rGopEvg1_v1.p, whole genome shotgun sequence, a single window of DNA contains:
- the LFNG gene encoding beta-1,3-N-acetylglucosaminyltransferase lunatic fringe isoform X3, whose amino-acid sequence MAVEYDKFIESGRKWFCHVDDDNYVNVQTLVKLLSGYPHTQDIYIGKPSLDRPIQATERISENKMHPVHFWFATGGAGFCISRGLALKMSPWASGGHFMSTAEKIRLPDDCTIGYIIESVLGVKLIRSNLFHSHLENLHQVPKTEIHKQVTLSYGMFENKRNSIHMKGAFSADEDPSRFRSIHCLLYPDTPWCPPNVVY is encoded by the exons ATGGCCGTGGAGTACGACAAGTTCATCGAGTCCGGGAGAAA GTGGTTTTGCCATGTGGATGATGATAACTATGTGAATGTCCAGACCCTGGTGAAGTTGCTATCTGGCTACCCCCACACACAGGACATCTACATCGGCAAACCTAGTCTGGACCGACCCATTCAAGCCACAGAGAGGATCAGTGAGAACAAAATG CATCCTGTTCATTTCTGGTTTGCCACTGGGGGAGCAGGTTTCTGTATTAGTCGTGGGCTGGCGCTGAAGATGAGCCCATGGGCGAG TGGGGGTCATTTCATGAGCACAGCTGAGAAGATCCGCCTGCCAGATGACTGCACCATCGGGTACATCATAGAGTCTGTGCTAGGAGTGAAGCTTATCCGGAGTAATCTCTTCCACTCCCACCTGGAGAACCTCCACCAGGTGCCCAAGACAGAGATTCACAAACAG GTGACGCTGAGCTATGGCATGTTTGAAAACAAGAGGAATTCCATCCATATGAAAGGAGCTTTCTCTGCCGATGAGGATCCATCCAG GTTCCGCTCCATTCACTGCTTGCTGTACCCAGACACACCATGGTGCCCCCCGAATGTGGTGTACTAG